In Phacochoerus africanus isolate WHEZ1 chromosome 1, ROS_Pafr_v1, whole genome shotgun sequence, the following are encoded in one genomic region:
- the FASTKD3 gene encoding FAST kinase domain-containing protein 3, mitochondrial isoform X1, with protein MALITLRRNLCHLSDFRIHGALAALKNPRVNHVHKIVQEHLCLWFCSLQPGPARVRFHHAHCKKFHSESGNDLHPVGEPVFSQVHDWDRFEQTVKNVDEQMCCRRLNNLGSSGEVLRFISTLPALPETVAAGALHRICEVEKKDGAHRLPKEILENSVFQGLCDQVGRDPSNLSNAGLVTALQALTPLQADPQSSLLLNLLAECQHRLEGGRLDIHSLCILGESVIKLQGPGCSTLELILCQLQGENVEKFPPEDILALYRILQACPEKVDQHQTFLNKINNFSLSLVPKLNPKSMSQMLTALVVLDQTQALPLVIKLGKYAVRHIPHFTNEELGRVLGAFIHFGHNDRFFIEALEQHVTSLRLTLDPEVVSKVMEYCSRKLILSKPILNAVAEMFVCQSEKFSPRQISELLEPFGKLNYLPPNASALFRKLENILFTRFNFFPPKALLKLLHSCSLIECHPVNFMAKLFSPYFLQQLQGEESSLDRLSLAQLTQLFLTAVLECPFYKGPKLLPKYQVKSFLTPCSSLETPTDFQLYRSVMLGLIDLLGARLYFASKVLTPYCYTIDVEIKLDEDGFVLPFTADEDVHRRVALCINGPRRFCLSSKHLLGKEAIKQRHLHLLGYQVVQIPYYEIEMLKSRLELVEYLQRKLFSQNPGSHWYQE; from the exons ATGGCCTTAATTACCTTGCGGAGAAACCTTTGTCATTTGTCTGATTTTCGAATACATGGAGCTCTGGCTGCTCTGAAAAATCCACGTGTAAATCACGTTCACAAGATAGTCCAGGAGCATCTGTGTCTGTGGTTCTGTTCGCTGCAGCCCGGGCCCGCCAGGGTCAGGTTCCATCATGCCCACTGTAAAAAGTTCCATTCAGAAAGTGGAAATGACCTTCATCCCGTTGGCGAGCCAGTATTCTCTCAAGTACACGATTGGGACAGGTTCGAACAAACCGTGAAAAATGTGGACGAACAGATGTGTTGCAGGAGACTAAACAACCTTGGTTCATCAGGAGAAGTCTTGCGTTTTATAAGCACACTGCCGGCTTTACCTGAGACTGTGGCAGCAGGAGCCTTACACCGGATTTGTGAAGTGGAAAAGAAAGACGGTGCTCATCGGCTGCCCAAGGAAATCCTGGAGAATAGTGTCTTTCAAGGTTTGTGTGATCAGGTTGGACGGGACCCCTCAAATCTGTCAAACGCGGGTTTGGTGACTGCCTTGCAAGCCCTGACTCCATTGCAGGCGGATCCTCAAAGTAGTTTGTTGCTGAACCTGCTGGCAGAGTGCCAGCACCGTCTGGAAGGGGGCCGTCTGGACATTCACAGTCTTTGTATTCTCGGGGAGAGTGTGATTAAACTGCAAGGTCCAGGCTGTTCAACACTAGAACTGATTCTTTGTCAACTGCAGggagaaaatgtggaaaaatttCCCCCCGAGGATATCCTGGCCCTTTACAGGATACTGCAGGCGTGTCCCGAAAAAGTGGACCAACACCAGAcgtttttaaataagataaataacttTTCTCTGTCATTAGTTCCCAAGCTGAATCCTAAATCGATGAGCCAAATGCTCACCGCCCTGGTGGTTCTGGATCAAACTCAGGCACTGCCTCTGGTTATAAAATTGGGTAAATATGCTGTGAGGCACATCCCGCATTTCACCAATGAAGAGCTTGGCAGAGTCTTAGGCGCGTTCATCCACTTTGGGCACAATGACAGGTTTTTTATCGAAGCCCTGGAGCAACATGTCACCTCACTCCGTCTCACTTTGGATCCCGAGGTTGTCAGCAAAGTCATGGAGTACTGCAGCAGAAAGCTGATTCTTTCCAAACCCATCCTCAATGCCGTGGCAGAAATGTTCGTGTGCCAATCAGAAAAATTCTCACCTCGCCAGATTTCTGAGTTACTTGAGCCATTTGGAAAACTCAATTATTTGCCACCAAACGCCTCTGCTTTATTTAGGAAGCTCGAAAACATACTGTTCACtcgtttcaatttttttccaccCAAAGCACTATTGAAACTTCTCCATTCCTGTTCGCTTATTGAATGCCACCCCGTCAACTTTATGGCCAAACTCTTCAGCCCGTATTTTCTTCAGCAGCTGCAAG GTGAAGAGTCCTCTTTGGACAGACTGAGCCTAGCACAGCTGACCCAACTTTTCTTAACCGCAGTCCTAGAATGCCCTTTCTATAAG GGTCCCAAACTTCTCCCGAAATACCAAGTGAAGTCATTTCTTACTCCGTGCTCGTCCCTGGAGACCCCCACGGACTTTCAGCTTTATAGATCTGTCATGCTTGGACTGATTGACCTTTTAGGAGCCAGACTGTATTTTGCTTCGAAAGTGTTGACACCCTACTGTTACACCATAG ATGTTGAGATTAAATTAGATGAAGACGGATTTGTGTTACCGTTTACAGCCGATGAAGACGTGCATAGAAG ggtagCACTGTGCATCAATGGGCCCAGAAGGTTCTGTTTGAGCAGCAAACACCTGCTGGGCAAGGAAGCCATTAAACAAAGACACCTGCACTTACTTGGCTATCAGGTTGTTCAG ATTCCCTATTACGAGATCGAGATGCTAAAATCAAGGCTTGAATTAGTGGAGtatttacaaagaaaactattttctcaAAACCCTGGTAGTCACTGGTATCAAGAATGA
- the FASTKD3 gene encoding FAST kinase domain-containing protein 3, mitochondrial isoform X3 yields the protein MALITLRRNLCHLSDFRIHGALAALKNPRVNHVHKIVQEHLCLWFCSLQPGPARVRFHHAHCKKFHSESGNDLHPVGEPVFSQVHDWDRFEQTVKNVDEQMCCRRLNNLGSSGEVLRFISTLPALPETVAAGALHRICEVEKKDGAHRLPKEILENSVFQGLCDQVGRDPSNLSNAGLVTALQALTPLQADPQSSLLLNLLAECQHRLEGGRLDIHSLCILGESVIKLQGPGCSTLELILCQLQGENVEKFPPEDILALYRILQACPEKVDQHQTFLNKINNFSLSLVPKLNPKSMSQMLTALVVLDQTQALPLVIKLGKYAVRHIPHFTNEELGRVLGAFIHFGHNDRFFIEALEQHVTSLRLTLDPEVVSKVMEYCSRKLILSKPILNAVAEMFVCQSEKFSPRQISELLEPFGKLNYLPPNASALFRKLENILFTRFNFFPPKALLKLLHSCSLIECHPVNFMAKLFSPYFLQQLQGEESSLDRLSLAQLTQLFLTAVLECPFYKGPKLLPKYQVKSFLTPCSSLETPTDFQLYRSVMLGLIDLLGARLYFASKVLTPYCYTIAFRPVAKCSVEDIKSTRRKGRECL from the exons ATGGCCTTAATTACCTTGCGGAGAAACCTTTGTCATTTGTCTGATTTTCGAATACATGGAGCTCTGGCTGCTCTGAAAAATCCACGTGTAAATCACGTTCACAAGATAGTCCAGGAGCATCTGTGTCTGTGGTTCTGTTCGCTGCAGCCCGGGCCCGCCAGGGTCAGGTTCCATCATGCCCACTGTAAAAAGTTCCATTCAGAAAGTGGAAATGACCTTCATCCCGTTGGCGAGCCAGTATTCTCTCAAGTACACGATTGGGACAGGTTCGAACAAACCGTGAAAAATGTGGACGAACAGATGTGTTGCAGGAGACTAAACAACCTTGGTTCATCAGGAGAAGTCTTGCGTTTTATAAGCACACTGCCGGCTTTACCTGAGACTGTGGCAGCAGGAGCCTTACACCGGATTTGTGAAGTGGAAAAGAAAGACGGTGCTCATCGGCTGCCCAAGGAAATCCTGGAGAATAGTGTCTTTCAAGGTTTGTGTGATCAGGTTGGACGGGACCCCTCAAATCTGTCAAACGCGGGTTTGGTGACTGCCTTGCAAGCCCTGACTCCATTGCAGGCGGATCCTCAAAGTAGTTTGTTGCTGAACCTGCTGGCAGAGTGCCAGCACCGTCTGGAAGGGGGCCGTCTGGACATTCACAGTCTTTGTATTCTCGGGGAGAGTGTGATTAAACTGCAAGGTCCAGGCTGTTCAACACTAGAACTGATTCTTTGTCAACTGCAGggagaaaatgtggaaaaatttCCCCCCGAGGATATCCTGGCCCTTTACAGGATACTGCAGGCGTGTCCCGAAAAAGTGGACCAACACCAGAcgtttttaaataagataaataacttTTCTCTGTCATTAGTTCCCAAGCTGAATCCTAAATCGATGAGCCAAATGCTCACCGCCCTGGTGGTTCTGGATCAAACTCAGGCACTGCCTCTGGTTATAAAATTGGGTAAATATGCTGTGAGGCACATCCCGCATTTCACCAATGAAGAGCTTGGCAGAGTCTTAGGCGCGTTCATCCACTTTGGGCACAATGACAGGTTTTTTATCGAAGCCCTGGAGCAACATGTCACCTCACTCCGTCTCACTTTGGATCCCGAGGTTGTCAGCAAAGTCATGGAGTACTGCAGCAGAAAGCTGATTCTTTCCAAACCCATCCTCAATGCCGTGGCAGAAATGTTCGTGTGCCAATCAGAAAAATTCTCACCTCGCCAGATTTCTGAGTTACTTGAGCCATTTGGAAAACTCAATTATTTGCCACCAAACGCCTCTGCTTTATTTAGGAAGCTCGAAAACATACTGTTCACtcgtttcaatttttttccaccCAAAGCACTATTGAAACTTCTCCATTCCTGTTCGCTTATTGAATGCCACCCCGTCAACTTTATGGCCAAACTCTTCAGCCCGTATTTTCTTCAGCAGCTGCAAG GTGAAGAGTCCTCTTTGGACAGACTGAGCCTAGCACAGCTGACCCAACTTTTCTTAACCGCAGTCCTAGAATGCCCTTTCTATAAG GGTCCCAAACTTCTCCCGAAATACCAAGTGAAGTCATTTCTTACTCCGTGCTCGTCCCTGGAGACCCCCACGGACTTTCAGCTTTATAGATCTGTCATGCTTGGACTGATTGACCTTTTAGGAGCCAGACTGTATTTTGCTTCGAAAGTGTTGACACCCTACTGTTACACCATAG CCTTCCGCCCAGTTGCTAAATGCAGCGTGGAAGACATCAAATCcaccaggaggaaaggaagagagtgcTTGTGA
- the FASTKD3 gene encoding FAST kinase domain-containing protein 3, mitochondrial isoform X2, producing MALITLRRNLCHLSDFRIHGALAALKNPRVNHVHKIVQEHLCLWFCSLQPGPARVRFHHAHCKKFHSESGNDLHPVGEPVFSQVHDWDRFEQTVKNVDEQMCCRRLNNLGSSGEVLRFISTLPALPETVAAGALHRICEVEKKDGAHRLPKEILENSVFQGLCDQVGRDPSNLSNAGLVTALQALTPLQADPQSSLLLNLLAECQHRLEGGRLDIHSLCILGESVIKLQGPGCSTLELILCQLQGENVEKFPPEDILALYRILQACPEKVDQHQTFLNKINNFSLSLVPKLNPKSMSQMLTALVVLDQTQALPLVIKLGKYAVRHIPHFTNEELGRVLGAFIHFGHNDRFFIEALEQHVTSLRLTLDPEVVSKVMEYCSRKLILSKPILNAVAEMFVCQSEKFSPRQISELLEPFGKLNYLPPNASALFRKLENILFTRFNFFPPKALLKLLHSCSLIECHPVNFMAKLFSPYFLQQLQGEESSLDRLSLAQLTQLFLTAVLECPFYKGPKLLPKYQVKSFLTPCSSLETPTDFQLYRSVMLGLIDLLGARLYFASKVLTPYCYTIGGWPCAWVPSCPRHLEQSSLSWCPGAGAV from the exons ATGGCCTTAATTACCTTGCGGAGAAACCTTTGTCATTTGTCTGATTTTCGAATACATGGAGCTCTGGCTGCTCTGAAAAATCCACGTGTAAATCACGTTCACAAGATAGTCCAGGAGCATCTGTGTCTGTGGTTCTGTTCGCTGCAGCCCGGGCCCGCCAGGGTCAGGTTCCATCATGCCCACTGTAAAAAGTTCCATTCAGAAAGTGGAAATGACCTTCATCCCGTTGGCGAGCCAGTATTCTCTCAAGTACACGATTGGGACAGGTTCGAACAAACCGTGAAAAATGTGGACGAACAGATGTGTTGCAGGAGACTAAACAACCTTGGTTCATCAGGAGAAGTCTTGCGTTTTATAAGCACACTGCCGGCTTTACCTGAGACTGTGGCAGCAGGAGCCTTACACCGGATTTGTGAAGTGGAAAAGAAAGACGGTGCTCATCGGCTGCCCAAGGAAATCCTGGAGAATAGTGTCTTTCAAGGTTTGTGTGATCAGGTTGGACGGGACCCCTCAAATCTGTCAAACGCGGGTTTGGTGACTGCCTTGCAAGCCCTGACTCCATTGCAGGCGGATCCTCAAAGTAGTTTGTTGCTGAACCTGCTGGCAGAGTGCCAGCACCGTCTGGAAGGGGGCCGTCTGGACATTCACAGTCTTTGTATTCTCGGGGAGAGTGTGATTAAACTGCAAGGTCCAGGCTGTTCAACACTAGAACTGATTCTTTGTCAACTGCAGggagaaaatgtggaaaaatttCCCCCCGAGGATATCCTGGCCCTTTACAGGATACTGCAGGCGTGTCCCGAAAAAGTGGACCAACACCAGAcgtttttaaataagataaataacttTTCTCTGTCATTAGTTCCCAAGCTGAATCCTAAATCGATGAGCCAAATGCTCACCGCCCTGGTGGTTCTGGATCAAACTCAGGCACTGCCTCTGGTTATAAAATTGGGTAAATATGCTGTGAGGCACATCCCGCATTTCACCAATGAAGAGCTTGGCAGAGTCTTAGGCGCGTTCATCCACTTTGGGCACAATGACAGGTTTTTTATCGAAGCCCTGGAGCAACATGTCACCTCACTCCGTCTCACTTTGGATCCCGAGGTTGTCAGCAAAGTCATGGAGTACTGCAGCAGAAAGCTGATTCTTTCCAAACCCATCCTCAATGCCGTGGCAGAAATGTTCGTGTGCCAATCAGAAAAATTCTCACCTCGCCAGATTTCTGAGTTACTTGAGCCATTTGGAAAACTCAATTATTTGCCACCAAACGCCTCTGCTTTATTTAGGAAGCTCGAAAACATACTGTTCACtcgtttcaatttttttccaccCAAAGCACTATTGAAACTTCTCCATTCCTGTTCGCTTATTGAATGCCACCCCGTCAACTTTATGGCCAAACTCTTCAGCCCGTATTTTCTTCAGCAGCTGCAAG GTGAAGAGTCCTCTTTGGACAGACTGAGCCTAGCACAGCTGACCCAACTTTTCTTAACCGCAGTCCTAGAATGCCCTTTCTATAAG GGTCCCAAACTTCTCCCGAAATACCAAGTGAAGTCATTTCTTACTCCGTGCTCGTCCCTGGAGACCCCCACGGACTTTCAGCTTTATAGATCTGTCATGCTTGGACTGATTGACCTTTTAGGAGCCAGACTGTATTTTGCTTCGAAAGTGTTGACACCCTACTGTTACACCATAG GAGGGTGGCCGTGCGCGTGGGTCCCGTCGTGCCCCCGACACCTCGAGCAGTCCTCCTTGTCTTGGTGCCCTGGAGCCGGCGCAGTTTAA